Part of the Tissierellales bacterium genome, TTTCATTTGCTGTTTCGTGACCAAACTGCAATATAGAATTTGGATCGCGTGTGTCAATTTGTCTTGCTAGAGCTTGAATTTCTGGAGAATTTTTTAATTGTGCTTGTAGATTTTCTTCAGTTTTTACAAGATCTAGTTCGAAAGTTTCTTCATTATTTGTATTAGTTGTCATAGTCATGGTTAAAAACCCCTTTCATAAAATCAGTAATTTATTTAAATTTGAATAGATTATTCCAAAAACCTTTATTTGATTTTGATGATGAAAATCGATTTAAATTTGGCAGTTCAAGATTAAATTGTTTCCTTGGTAGCTTGAAAACATTATAGTAATTTTGATCTATAAATTTCTCAAAATTATTATACCCAGTAGGAGTGAAGACACATATGTCAAAGCCAAAAAGATATAGAAAGCTCATTATTATTGCATCGCTTTCAGAAAACGTTATTTCATCAGGATCATATATTAGTAATTTTGGAACATTTGCAGGATAATCAAATGTTTGTATAAGGTGAAGCAGCTCTTGATCCATATTAAATATAGTATAAACTATTTTAAGAGATAAATATTTGCTATCTTTGTTTAATAGTATGTTCTCATGAATCAAGAGATTTATTTTATCAAATATTTGTTTTTGTAATGCATCGCTAAAATGTTCAAATGGATACATAGAATGAGATTTTAGTTTGTCAAAAGAAAGCGAAGAATGGCCTTCAAATGCTAAATCTATACTCGACAATTTTGCTGTGTCAAAGCTGATATTACTAAATGGGAGCTTTGAGTACAATTTTACTTGGGGAGCCTTATTTAATAAGCTTATTAAGTCCCAGTACGAGTTTAAATCATCTGGTGTTCCACTTATTTTTGTAAATAAGTTTGGAATATAGACAGTTTCCTTTTCTACTTTGAAACCCGCCCGAATTCTAGCTTCTTCATTCCAAAGTAATAAAACTTCATCATAAGTTGTTTTTAATGTAAGTGGCATAGTTTTGTATGACTCAAATTGCCAAGGTTTATACACTCCATCTTGATCATTATACACGACTTGCGCAATTTCTTCTGATGCTTGATAGGCTACGGTTTCGTGCTGAAGTAGACTTTCTGTTTCAGGAAATGGTTCAAGTGCAGACACTTTGTCTAAAACACAGATTGAACTAAAATCATTATCAGGATCAATATTTTCAAATATTTCATCGCTAAATGAGTTTATATAAACTATATCTACTCCTAAATTGAACAAAAATACTAAGTAATAAGCCTCGTGTTTTTTTATATCTCCATAGTATAAAATTACAGGAGGATATTCCTTTTCAAGAGAATACGAAGAAAGCAAAGTATTATAATGATCAATCAACCATCCTGTAGATTTTAAAAGTATGTTTTTTACTTTTGATATAGGACATTTTTGTTCTTTATTTACGATCAGTTCTAATATATTTTTTAAAGAAATGTAGCTCTGATTTTGTAATTGTGAATCTTTAATAAAATCGAAAAAATTGATTCCAGCAAGAGATTCTACAAAATCAGATAGATTAGTATTATCCAAAAAATTAAAAGAGCTCCAAAGCTGTGAAGTTTTTTTATTTAGCTCAGGATGAGATGATACAGGTAGTGTGCTCGTAAATTTAATATACCTAGAATTAGATTTTAATTTTTCGTCAAAATGATAGAGCTTATTGTTATATTGCTTTTTATTTGAATCAGAACCAATATATCTAACAAAGTAAATTGGTAGTATAGGAGACGGAAGACCGGCATAACCCGCTCTGTTTTTTAGTGGCTCCAATAGTTCATCTAAGCTACCATCAAATTTTTTGCTTTTCACAATATATCCTGAATCTAATTTTTTCTTTTTTATAGCAGATAAGATAGTACTATTACTATTAACATTATTCTCATTATTAGCAGAACTATTCCTAATATGGCTACTATTATTGTTACTACTATTAATACCATTACTGCTATTTATATTGGTTTTATGGGTAGAAGTTACATTTTTTTGTCTTCGATTTAAATCAGAAGTTGAAACATTCTTTTGTGGTAGTGGTGATTTAAAATTAAAAGCCAATGCATCAAACCCTAAACTTGAAAGAAACATTAAAAAATATTCTTCATGTAGGCTTAAGTCTCCAAAGTGAAAAATTTTAGGTAATTGGTGACTTGAATCTAATGTATTTAGATTGAGATTTAAATTAGCTATTTTATATGTTTTGTACCAATATATCAATTTTACAGCTAAGTTTACTATTGCATTTTTATTAATTTTAGATTCGCTTAGTTGATATTTAGATAATGTATTTATAAATGAGTTTACGAAAATATTTATATTTGAAATTTGTAATTGCTCAGAATTATTTATCTCAACTACTAGCTGATTAAAGTCCAAATTTAGGGTATTTAAGTTTTGTGGCAAATTTGATAAATGCTTTTTTACTGATTGAATTAATGTTTGCGATGGTTTGAATTCTAATTTTCCATCGATTATTAAAAAAGAAATTTTTTGCCTTTCTAATTTTTCAAGAACCTGCTTTGTTTTTGCTATAGTGTCAGATGTAGAAGTGCTGTCAGATTTTTGATTATAGCAAATAGTTGAGAGAAACAGCTCTTGGGTATTATTAGAGAAGTTAGGTCTCCGAATAGTTGGAATGAATAAATCGGCATATATATTTCTTGTTTCAAATATTTTTGTGTGTAAATTTATTTTATTATTCATAGTATCTGCTCCTAAATTACTATTTATTATTAAATTATGCATTTCGTTGTCTAAATTATATCACAAGTTTTTCTAAAATGTTTTGAAATTGAAAGCGAAATTTAAATCTTAAGAGAATTTTAATAATAATATAGTGAATTTTTAAGAGTTAATTGATATAATTAATATAGACTATTGCAAAATGAGGAGGATGCATATGTTTCAATTTAAAATACAACAAGAATTAACGTGTATTGCGGAAGGTAAAGGTGAATTTTTTGCTAGAGCCGGAGCAATGATTGGTTATAAAGGGCAATTTACAGCAGAAAAGGTTCTTCTAGATCCTAATCAAAACAAAAATGTTTTAGGTTCACTTATGAATTTAGCTGCTAGAAAGTTGACTGGAGAGAATATTCCGATAATGAAAGTTTCAGGAAGTGGTTCATACTATATGGCGCATAGAGCTAATCATGTAAGTATTATCACATTAAACAAGGGACAATCATTAGGAGTTGAAGCAGAAAATTTGTTAGCTTTTACAACAAATTGTGATTATAAAGTAAGATTTTTAGGATCTGGGGTTATTTCGCAAAAAGGTCTTTTTACAACTAACATGACAGGAAAAGAAGATGGTGCGCAGGTTGTTATAACTACAAATGGTAATCCGTTAGTATTAGAAACACCATGTGTTGTTGATCCTGATGCAGTTGTTTGCTGGACTGGAGCGGATCCTAGCTTTAGAACTGATATGAATTGGAAAACCTTTATAGGGCAAAGCTCTGGTGAAAGTTATTTTATGGAGTTTAATAGTCCTGGGGAAATAGTAATAGTTCAGCCATCGGAGCGCTATGGTGGTATAGATATTAGCGTAGATTAGGGGCGATGACTATGAAAATTAAAGTAGAATCTGGAAAGCGAGAAGGATTTCAATTTCATAATTCTAAAATATCTGTTGTGGGTTCAGAAGGTATATTTCATGATGGGCATATAGATTTGACAAATGGTTCAAAACCAAGTGTAAGTCAAAGTGTACAGGCTCAAAATAATACAGTAATTAATCAGACGAGTGGAAATGT contains:
- a CDS encoding YceG family protein, whose translation is MNNKINLHTKIFETRNIYADLFIPTIRRPNFSNNTQELFLSTICYNQKSDSTSTSDTIAKTKQVLEKLERQKISFLIIDGKLEFKPSQTLIQSVKKHLSNLPQNLNTLNLDFNQLVVEINNSEQLQISNINIFVNSFINTLSKYQLSESKINKNAIVNLAVKLIYWYKTYKIANLNLNLNTLDSSHQLPKIFHFGDLSLHEEYFLMFLSSLGFDALAFNFKSPLPQKNVSTSDLNRRQKNVTSTHKTNINSSNGINSSNNNSSHIRNSSANNENNVNSNSTILSAIKKKKLDSGYIVKSKKFDGSLDELLEPLKNRAGYAGLPSPILPIYFVRYIGSDSNKKQYNNKLYHFDEKLKSNSRYIKFTSTLPVSSHPELNKKTSQLWSSFNFLDNTNLSDFVESLAGINFFDFIKDSQLQNQSYISLKNILELIVNKEQKCPISKVKNILLKSTGWLIDHYNTLLSSYSLEKEYPPVILYYGDIKKHEAYYLVFLFNLGVDIVYINSFSDEIFENIDPDNDFSSICVLDKVSALEPFPETESLLQHETVAYQASEEIAQVVYNDQDGVYKPWQFESYKTMPLTLKTTYDEVLLLWNEEARIRAGFKVEKETVYIPNLFTKISGTPDDLNSYWDLISLLNKAPQVKLYSKLPFSNISFDTAKLSSIDLAFEGHSSLSFDKLKSHSMYPFEHFSDALQKQIFDKINLLIHENILLNKDSKYLSLKIVYTIFNMDQELLHLIQTFDYPANVPKLLIYDPDEITFSESDAIIMSFLYLFGFDICVFTPTGYNNFEKFIDQNYYNVFKLPRKQFNLELPNLNRFSSSKSNKGFWNNLFKFK
- a CDS encoding AIM24 family protein; the encoded protein is MFQFKIQQELTCIAEGKGEFFARAGAMIGYKGQFTAEKVLLDPNQNKNVLGSLMNLAARKLTGENIPIMKVSGSGSYYMAHRANHVSIITLNKGQSLGVEAENLLAFTTNCDYKVRFLGSGVISQKGLFTTNMTGKEDGAQVVITTNGNPLVLETPCVVDPDAVVCWTGADPSFRTDMNWKTFIGQSSGESYFMEFNSPGEIVIVQPSERYGGIDISVD